A genomic window from Lineus longissimus chromosome 17, tnLinLong1.2, whole genome shotgun sequence includes:
- the LOC135501881 gene encoding prolow-density lipoprotein receptor-related protein 1-like: MARFYVLAIGFGLVLLLFSYADCKSTEAKLELCEQPDHIPCKNGTGCFNKKYKCDDTEDCADGSDERQCPGQVKCHSGQFLCTDGRKCIPFSWRCDGEKDCADDSDEVLCNAKILCNSDEFRCDNKSGCFPLLWKCDGERQCSDKSDEVGCSPCKSNEFFCRETKSCIAGSWQCDGERDCLDGLDEVGCPDVIQCDSTQFRCDNISCSPLSWRCDGDRDCIDGTDEAGCDNHAQCKSTEFLCGEEKKCIPSSWKCDGEDDCQGGVDEVACPDQSQCDSTQFRCRDKKMCLPSSWKCDGMVECSDGSDEADCDETGQCKSTEFLCSKEKKCIRNSWKCDGENDCLDGVDEVGCSDQIQCDSTKFRCDNRSCLPLRWKCDGDQDCADGTDEDNCTMTVQCKSTEFLCGQENKCIPNLWKCDGANDCLDGADEVGCPDQIQCDSTKFRCDNRSCLPLRWKCDGDQDCADGADEDDCTTTVQCNSTEFLCGQEKKCIPIRWKCDREDDCIDGLDEVGCALEIQCNSTEFRCDNRSCLPLRWKCDGDEDCADGTDEDDCTTTVHECESTEFLCRQEKKCIPNPWKCDGEEDCTDGADELTCD; the protein is encoded by the exons ATGGCACGTTTTTATGTTCTCGCCATCGGCTTCGGACTCGTTTTGTTACTGTTTTCCTACGCAGACT GTAAGTCGACTGAAGCAAAGCTCGAGCTGTGTGAACAGCCAGACCATATCCCGTGTAAGAATGGAACCGGGTGTTTCAACAAGAAATACAAGTGCGATGACACTGAGGATTGCGCAGATGGATCTGACGAGAGACAGTGCCCTGGTCAG GTAAAATGTCACTCGGGGCAATTCCTGTGTACAGATGGAAGGAAGTGTATTCCCTTTAGCTGGAGATGTGACGGTGAGAAAGATTGTGCAGATGATTCGGATGAAGTCTTGTGTAACGCAAAAATTCTCTGTAACTCAGATGAATTTCGCTGCGACAACAAAAGTGGATGTTTTCCACTTCTTTGGAAATGCGATGGAGAGCGACAGTGTTCCGATAAATCGGATGAGGTTGGGTGTTCTCCATGTAAATCGAACGAATTCTTTTGTAGAGAGACCAAATCGTGTATAGCAGGGAGTTGGCAATGTGACGGGGAGAGAGATTGTCTCGATGGTTTAGACGAAGTGGGATGCCCTGATGTTATCCAGTGTGACTCAACACAATTCCGATGTGATAACATTAGTTGTAGTCCACTTAGTTGGAGATGTGACGGTGATCGAGACTGTATCGACGGAACTGACGAAGCTGGCTGCGACAATCATGCCCAATGCAAGTCGACTGAGTTCCTATGCGGCGAGGAAAAGAAATGTATCCCAAGCTCTTGGAAGTGCGATGGTGAGGACGATTGTCAAGGTGGCGTCGACGAAGTTGCTTGTCCTGATCAAAGTCAGTGCGACTCAACACAATTCAGATGTCGTGATAAAAAGATGTGTCTCCCATCGAGTTGGAAATGTGACGGTATGGTAGAATGTTCGGACGGTAGCGACGAGGCTGACTGCGACGAGACTGGTCAGTGCAAATCGACAGAATTCCTATGCAGCAAGGAGAAGAAATGTATCCGGAACTCTTGGAAGTGCGATGGAGAGAATGATTGTCTCGATGGCGTCGACGAAGTTGGTTGTTCTGATCAAATTCAGTGCGACTCAACAAAATTCAGATGTGATAACCGCAGTTGTCTTCCACTTCGTTGGAAATGTGACGGTGATCAAGACTGTGCGGACGGTACTGACGAAGATAACTGCACCATGACCGTTCAGTGCAAATCGACAGAGTTTCTATGCGGGCAGGAGAACAAATGTATCCCAAACCTTTGGAAGTGTGATGGAGCAAACGATTGTCTCGATGGCGCCGACGAAGTTGGTTGTCCTGATCAAATTCAGTGCGACTCAACAAAATTCAGATGTGATAACCGCAGTTGTCTTCCACTTCGTTGGAAATGTGACGGTGATCAAGACTGTGCGGACGGTGCTGACGAAGATGACTGCACCACTACCGTTCAGTGCAACTCGACAGAATTTCTATGCGGGCAGGAGAAAAAATGTATCCCAATCCGGTGGAAGTGTGATCGAGAGGACGACTGTATCGATGGTCTAGACGAAGTAGGATGCGCTCTTGAAATTCAGTGTAACTCAACAGAATTCAGATGTGATAACCGCAGTTGTCTTCCACTTCGTTGGAAATGTGACGGTGATGAAGATTGTGCGGACGGTACTGACGAAGATGACTGCACCACGACCGTTCACGAGTGCGAATCGACAGAATTTCTATGCAGACAGGAGAAAAAATGTATCCCGAACCCTTGGAAGTGTGATGGTGAGGAAGATTGCACCGATGGAGCAGACGAGCTCACATGTGATTGA